One region of Anaerolineales bacterium genomic DNA includes:
- the tal gene encoding transaldolase, with the protein MITNPLIRLNRLGQSVWYDNIRRGLLESGELARMVAAGEIRGVTSNPTIFENAIVRSEEYQAAIGRLSKKQYTAEQAYEVLAVEDIRAAADVFRPVFEESNGVDGYISLEVSPNLANNPDATLREAMRLHQTVSRPNLMIKIPGTSACLESIRKAIGEGIPVNVTLLFSVERYRQVMEAYLSGLEDRIARGLRVEKIASVASFFVSRVDTLVDRLLDQLAGESAISEGTLRDLRGKAAIANTRLAYQAFSDFFRGPRWVKATAFGARIQRPLWASTSTKDPAYQDTYYVEALVAPTSVNTMPPATIDAYRDHGDPALRIEADLENARAHADKLARAGIAMEQVTQRLESEGVQAFQKSYESLLSAVRERLPE; encoded by the coding sequence ATGATTACGAATCCATTAATCCGCCTGAACCGCCTGGGACAATCCGTTTGGTACGACAACATCCGCCGCGGGCTTTTGGAATCCGGCGAACTGGCCCGGATGGTCGCTGCGGGGGAGATCCGCGGCGTAACCTCCAACCCGACGATTTTCGAAAACGCGATCGTCCGCTCCGAGGAATACCAAGCCGCCATAGGGCGCCTCTCGAAGAAGCAATACACCGCCGAACAGGCTTACGAGGTACTCGCCGTGGAGGATATCCGCGCCGCGGCGGACGTGTTCCGGCCGGTCTTCGAGGAAAGCAACGGAGTGGACGGATACATCTCGCTGGAGGTCTCCCCCAACCTTGCGAACAATCCCGACGCGACCCTGCGGGAAGCCATGCGCCTGCACCAGACCGTGAGCCGCCCGAATCTGATGATCAAAATCCCGGGCACCTCGGCCTGCCTGGAATCCATCCGCAAAGCGATCGGGGAGGGAATTCCGGTGAACGTCACTCTCCTGTTCTCGGTCGAACGGTACCGCCAGGTGATGGAGGCCTACTTGTCCGGGCTGGAAGACCGGATCGCGCGCGGATTGCGCGTCGAGAAGATCGCTTCGGTCGCCTCCTTCTTCGTCTCCCGGGTGGACACGCTGGTCGACCGCCTGTTGGATCAGCTGGCGGGCGAAAGCGCGATCTCCGAGGGGACTCTGCGCGACCTGCGGGGAAAAGCCGCGATCGCCAACACGCGGTTGGCGTATCAGGCGTTTTCGGATTTCTTCCGCGGTCCGCGCTGGGTGAAAGCCACTGCCTTCGGAGCCCGGATTCAGCGCCCCCTCTGGGCTTCGACCAGCACCAAGGATCCCGCCTACCAGGACACCTACTACGTCGAGGCGCTCGTTGCGCCGACAAGCGTCAACACCATGCCGCCCGCGACCATCGACGCCTACCGCGACCACGGCGATCCGGCCTTGCGGATCGAGGCGGACTTGGAGAACGCCCGCGCCCACGCCGACAAGCTTGCCCGGGCGGGGATCGCTATGGAGCAGGTAACCCAACGGCTGGAGAGCGAGGGCGTACAAGCCTTCCAGAAGTCCTACGAATCCCTCCTGAGCGCCGTAAGAGAACGGCTTCCGGAATGA
- a CDS encoding S1 RNA-binding domain-containing protein — MTENPAKDGKILLSDLKPKTALTGKVKRIELSGAVVDVGAERDGLLHISALGREKVNRVQDMLQPEQEIPVWVRKVDPQKGELQLTMIPPLAYDWNEMRSGTAIHGKVTRVEKFGVFVDFGAERPGLIHISEWSNEYVKDIAAVAKIGDEVEAAILEIDRKKKQVHLSRKALEAKAPPREQEKEETVELEEPEEKSITAMEAAFLKAQSGIAGADLPAAERVRQISEKKRRQQEDILSRTLQSAPRK, encoded by the coding sequence ATGACCGAAAATCCCGCAAAGGATGGAAAAATCCTCCTGTCGGACCTAAAACCGAAGACCGCATTGACGGGCAAAGTCAAACGGATTGAGTTGTCGGGCGCGGTGGTGGACGTGGGGGCCGAACGCGACGGCCTGTTGCACATCTCGGCCCTCGGCAGGGAAAAAGTGAACCGGGTGCAGGACATGCTTCAACCCGAGCAGGAGATCCCGGTCTGGGTGAGGAAGGTGGATCCCCAGAAAGGCGAACTGCAGTTGACCATGATTCCGCCGCTGGCCTACGACTGGAACGAAATGCGCTCGGGAACGGCGATCCATGGGAAAGTGACCCGCGTCGAGAAATTCGGCGTGTTCGTGGATTTCGGCGCCGAACGGCCGGGGTTGATCCACATCAGCGAATGGTCGAACGAATACGTCAAGGACATCGCCGCCGTGGCGAAAATCGGGGACGAGGTCGAGGCGGCCATCCTGGAAATCGACCGCAAGAAGAAGCAGGTCCACCTAAGCCGCAAGGCCCTCGAAGCCAAAGCCCCGCCGAGGGAACAGGAAAAAGAGGAAACCGTCGAGCTCGAAGAACCGGAAGAAAAATCGATCACCGCGATGGAGGCCGCTTTTCTGAAGGCCCAGTCTGGAATTGCCGGGGCGGACCTCCCCGCGGCCGAACGGGTGCGCCAGATCAGCGAAAAGAAGCGCCGCCAGCAGGAGGACATCCTCAGCCGGACTTTGCAATCCGCCCCGCGCAAATGA
- a CDS encoding bifunctional (p)ppGpp synthetase/guanosine-3',5'-bis(diphosphate) 3'-pyrophosphohydrolase → MEYQDLSATLSYLSPADREMIERAYRLALRAHEGQKRASGEPYIQHCLAVAKILADLHLPGAAIAAGLLHDVVEDTPVSLEMIRKEFGDEVLALVDGVTKLTQLPRVTRDDGRGQPVDEETRRKALDVETLRKIFFAMGDDVRVVVIKLADRLHNLRTLNHLPPDRRKAIAQETLELFAPLANRLGIWQMKWELEDLAFHYVNSSKYKEIASKLEERRSDRETMMKTIVENLRAELTRAGVKAEVTGRPKHIYSIYRKMVRKGVPFESVHDVRAVRIIVKDIPACYVALGVIHNLWVPLPKEFDDYIASPKDNFYQSLHTAVVYEDGKTLEVQIRTPEMHVSAELGIAAHWRYKEEGTKRDESFERRVLWLRGLMDWRQEVPDAGDFLDGMKTDVFEDRVFAFTPKGDVFDMPAGSTPIDFAYHVHTEIGHHCRGARVNGKMVSLDHRLRTGDQVEIVTTRSGGPSRDWMNPHLGLVKSQRALSKIRQWFKHQDLEQKIATGRDILLRELHRLGIEEEITLESLAKQAGFPAVNDFLAAIGSGDVSPSRLVSKFLETERPGEELVPDSSAAASATTGEVNVTGLRGMLTNLARCCKPVPGDPIVGYITRGQGATIHRSDCKNILRIPDKERLVRVSWGRVLRTYPVEIRISAFDREGLLRDVSSVVTEDHISMRKVNVSTKAHEATIDMLMEVTDLTQLSRVLSRIEALPNVFEARRIRP, encoded by the coding sequence ATGGAATACCAGGATCTCTCCGCAACCCTCTCCTACCTTTCTCCCGCGGACCGCGAGATGATTGAGCGGGCATACCGCCTGGCGCTCCGCGCCCACGAAGGGCAAAAACGCGCTTCCGGCGAACCCTACATCCAGCATTGCCTGGCCGTCGCCAAGATCCTTGCCGATCTCCACCTCCCAGGGGCGGCGATCGCCGCCGGTCTGTTGCATGATGTCGTCGAAGATACGCCGGTCTCCCTGGAGATGATCCGCAAGGAATTCGGCGACGAAGTGCTGGCGCTGGTGGACGGCGTAACCAAGCTGACCCAGCTCCCGCGGGTCACCCGAGACGACGGCCGCGGGCAGCCGGTGGACGAGGAAACCCGCCGCAAAGCCCTCGACGTCGAGACCCTGCGGAAGATCTTCTTTGCCATGGGCGATGACGTGCGGGTGGTGGTGATCAAGCTCGCCGACCGCCTGCACAACCTGCGCACGCTCAACCACCTTCCTCCCGACCGCCGCAAAGCGATTGCCCAGGAAACCCTGGAACTGTTTGCGCCGCTGGCCAACCGGCTCGGGATCTGGCAGATGAAGTGGGAATTGGAGGATTTGGCGTTCCACTACGTCAACTCGTCCAAGTACAAGGAGATCGCCTCCAAGCTCGAGGAGCGCCGCTCGGACCGCGAGACGATGATGAAAACCATCGTCGAAAACCTGCGCGCCGAATTAACCCGGGCCGGGGTCAAGGCCGAAGTCACCGGCAGGCCCAAGCACATCTACTCGATCTACCGCAAGATGGTCCGCAAGGGGGTCCCCTTCGAATCGGTCCACGACGTCCGCGCCGTGCGCATCATCGTCAAGGACATCCCCGCCTGCTACGTCGCGCTTGGCGTGATCCACAACCTGTGGGTGCCGCTGCCGAAGGAATTTGACGATTACATCGCCTCGCCGAAGGACAATTTTTACCAATCCTTGCATACTGCGGTCGTCTATGAGGACGGGAAAACGCTTGAAGTGCAGATCCGCACGCCGGAAATGCATGTCAGCGCGGAGCTTGGAATCGCAGCCCATTGGCGCTACAAGGAGGAGGGCACCAAACGCGACGAATCCTTCGAGCGCCGGGTATTGTGGCTGCGGGGGCTGATGGATTGGCGCCAGGAGGTCCCCGACGCCGGAGACTTCCTGGACGGGATGAAGACCGACGTCTTCGAAGACCGCGTGTTCGCATTCACTCCCAAGGGCGATGTCTTCGACATGCCCGCGGGATCCACGCCGATCGACTTCGCCTACCACGTTCACACCGAAATCGGCCACCACTGCCGCGGCGCGCGCGTCAATGGCAAGATGGTCTCGCTCGATCACCGGCTGCGAACCGGGGATCAGGTGGAGATCGTCACCACCCGCAGCGGCGGCCCGAGCCGCGATTGGATGAATCCGCACCTGGGATTGGTAAAATCCCAGCGGGCCCTCAGCAAGATCCGCCAATGGTTCAAGCATCAAGACCTGGAGCAGAAGATCGCCACCGGGCGCGACATTCTCCTGCGGGAATTGCACCGTTTGGGAATCGAAGAGGAAATCACGCTGGAATCACTGGCCAAGCAAGCCGGCTTCCCGGCGGTGAACGATTTTTTAGCGGCGATCGGATCCGGCGACGTTTCGCCTTCGCGCCTGGTGTCGAAGTTTTTGGAAACCGAGCGGCCCGGGGAAGAACTCGTCCCCGATTCGAGCGCCGCGGCTTCGGCCACCACCGGGGAAGTCAACGTCACCGGCCTGCGCGGGATGCTCACCAACTTGGCCCGCTGCTGCAAACCGGTGCCCGGGGATCCCATCGTCGGTTACATCACGCGCGGGCAGGGAGCCACCATCCACCGCTCGGACTGCAAGAACATCCTGCGCATCCCCGACAAGGAACGCTTGGTGCGCGTGTCGTGGGGCCGCGTCCTCCGGACCTATCCGGTGGAAATCCGGATTTCCGCTTTCGACCGCGAAGGGCTGCTGCGCGACGTCTCCTCGGTCGTCACCGAGGACCACATCAGCATGCGCAAGGTCAACGTCAGCACCAAAGCCCACGAAGCGACGATCGACATGCTGATGGAAGTGACCGACCTGACCCAGCTCAGCCGGGTTCTCAGCCGGATCGAAGCCCTGCCGAACGTGTTCGAAGCCCGCCGGATTCGGCCCTGA
- a CDS encoding nuclear transport factor 2 family protein, which yields MALNGKGFYIWQIPHCESGNATQIAARAEAAGLSHVLIKIADAGNAFNIDRNGRDLVPPVVAALHARGIQAWGWHYVYGYDPAAEARVAVQRTLPLNLDGYVIDAEAEFQYSGRAAVARTFCQQLRAGLGSMPIALSSYRFPQYHTAFPWSVFLEYCDYNFPQVYWEGSHNGAEQLQRCVEEFRKISPFRPIIPTGPAYSNGGWRPAASELTAFMQKALELGLTGANFWSWDYSTQSSYLDLWNAVANFPWPPAPAADIAQQLPGLWNTHDPNRVISLYQDNAAHVTGARTVVGIQAILDWYAQLFTERLPGALFQLNGFSGTGNSRHISWTATSQAGSVHDGNDTIGIRDGKIQYHYTYFTVQSAG from the coding sequence ATGGCGCTGAACGGAAAAGGCTTCTACATCTGGCAGATCCCGCACTGCGAATCCGGCAACGCAACGCAGATCGCCGCCCGCGCCGAGGCGGCGGGATTGAGCCACGTGCTGATTAAAATCGCCGACGCCGGGAACGCATTTAACATCGACCGGAACGGGCGGGATTTGGTTCCGCCGGTCGTCGCCGCCCTCCACGCCCGCGGAATCCAAGCCTGGGGCTGGCATTACGTTTACGGATACGATCCGGCGGCGGAAGCCCGGGTGGCCGTCCAGCGGACCCTTCCCCTCAACCTGGATGGGTACGTCATCGATGCCGAGGCGGAATTCCAATATTCGGGCCGGGCGGCGGTCGCCCGAACCTTTTGCCAGCAGCTTCGGGCGGGGCTGGGTTCCATGCCGATCGCCCTTTCCTCCTACCGATTTCCGCAGTACCACACCGCCTTCCCATGGTCCGTGTTCCTTGAGTATTGCGACTACAATTTTCCGCAGGTGTACTGGGAGGGGTCGCACAACGGCGCGGAACAGCTGCAGCGGTGCGTCGAGGAGTTCCGAAAAATCTCCCCCTTCCGTCCGATCATCCCCACCGGGCCGGCTTACTCCAACGGCGGATGGCGCCCGGCCGCTTCGGAATTGACCGCCTTCATGCAGAAGGCGCTTGAGCTCGGGCTGACCGGCGCCAATTTCTGGTCGTGGGACTATTCCACGCAATCCAGTTACTTGGATTTGTGGAACGCGGTCGCCAATTTCCCTTGGCCGCCGGCCCCGGCCGCGGACATCGCCCAGCAGCTACCCGGTCTGTGGAATACCCACGACCCCAACCGGGTGATCTCCCTCTACCAAGACAACGCCGCCCACGTCACCGGAGCCCGAACCGTCGTCGGGATCCAGGCGATATTGGATTGGTATGCGCAATTGTTCACCGAACGGCTTCCCGGCGCGCTGTTCCAACTGAACGGATTCAGCGGGACGGGCAATTCCCGCCACATCTCCTGGACCGCAACCAGCCAAGCGGGATCCGTCCACGACGGCAACGATACGATCGGGATCCGAGACGGAAAAATCCAATACCATTACACGTATTTCACGGTTCAGAGTGCGGGCTGA
- the rpiB gene encoding ribose 5-phosphate isomerase B codes for MKVALGCDHAGFPLKSIVLETIRQSGHQVLDVGTNSPEPVDYPDIAERVGRAIAEKRAQRGILLCGSGVGACIAANKIPGIYAGVCHDSYSAHQGVEHDDMNVLCLGARIIGPEPARELTCAYLSARFSKEERHRRRVEKIRRIESANTGKTPR; via the coding sequence ATGAAAGTTGCGTTGGGATGCGATCATGCGGGGTTTCCGCTCAAGTCCATTGTGCTGGAAACCATCCGCCAATCGGGGCACCAGGTTCTGGACGTCGGAACGAATTCCCCCGAGCCGGTGGATTATCCGGACATCGCCGAAAGGGTGGGAAGGGCGATCGCGGAGAAGCGCGCGCAGCGCGGGATTCTCCTCTGCGGATCGGGCGTCGGAGCCTGCATCGCCGCCAATAAAATTCCCGGAATTTACGCGGGCGTATGCCACGATTCCTACTCGGCGCACCAGGGAGTCGAACACGACGATATGAACGTGCTGTGCCTGGGCGCCCGCATCATCGGACCGGAACCCGCGCGCGAGCTGACGTGCGCCTACCTCTCCGCGCGGTTTTCGAAGGAGGAACGCCACCGGCGCAGGGTGGAGAAAATCCGCCGGATCGAATCCGCAAACACAGGGAAAACCCCGCGATGA